The following proteins come from a genomic window of Lycium ferocissimum isolate CSIRO_LF1 chromosome 4, AGI_CSIRO_Lferr_CH_V1, whole genome shotgun sequence:
- the LOC132051772 gene encoding phosphoenolpyruvate carboxylase kinase 1-like, with protein sequence MSESLKQNYRVCEELGKGQFGTVYKCYSPLTGDQFAVKSINKRLIVDDVIDRQCLYNEAKIMHLLTPNPYVVRIFDVYEDDVHLDMVLELCNNGDLFQRISSSQSVFSESEAVDVMVPLMKAIAHCHRHGISHRDIKPDNILFNDSNELKLADFGSAECFHEGQLMSGVVGTPYYVAPEVLAGRNYSEKVDIWSAGVILYIMLAGVPPFYGDSATEIFEAVMRGNLRFPTRMFHSVSPAAKDLLRRMLCKDVSRRYSAEQVLRYPWMTSKGRN encoded by the exons ATGAGCGAATCACTCAAACAAAATTACCGTGTATGCGAGGAGTTAGGAAAGGGACAATTCGGCACCGTTTACAAGTGTTACTCACCGTTAACCGGTGACCAATTCGccgtcaaatctatcaacaAACGCCTCATCGTCGATGACGTCATCGATCGACAATGCCTTTACAATGAAGCGAAAATCATGCACTTGCTTACGCCGAACCCCTACGTTGTTCGTATATTCGATGTTTACGAGGATGATGTTCATCTTGATATGGTTCTTGAGCTTTGCAACAACGGTGATTTGTTTCAACGTATCAGTAGCAGCCAATCGGTTTTCTCAGAGTCTGAAGCTGTTGATGTCATG GTACCACTAATGAAGGCAATAGCACACTGTCACCGTCACGGCATATCCCACAGGGACATCAAACCAGACAACATATTATTCAACGACTCAAACGAGCTCAAACTAGCCGATTTCGGCTCAGCTGAGTGTTTCCATGAGGGCCAGCTAATGAGCGGTGTTGTTGGAACACCGTATTACGTGGCACCGGAAGTGTTAGCTGGAAGAAACTACAGTGAGAAGGTTGATATTTGGAGTGCTGGTGTTATTTTGTATATAATGCTTGCTGGTGTCCCTCCTTTTTATGGTGATTCAGCTACGGAGATATTTGAGGCTGTGATGAGAGGGAATCTTAGGTTTCCGACTAGGATGTTTCACTCAGTGTCACCGGCGGCTAAGGATTTGCTGAGGAGAATGCTGTGTAAAGACGTTTCTAGAAGATACTCTGCTGAACAAGTCCTTA GGTACCCATGGATGACTAGCAAAGGGAGAAACTAG